The sequence CGCGCGACGACGTTCAGCTGTTCGACCTGGCCGATCTGTTCGAGACCGGTTTCTAGCGGTCACGAGCGCGGTACCTGGTGCTGTGCAGTCTGGAACGACAGACAGCTCACACCGTCGCCCAGTCGATCACCGACACGTCACTCGCCATCGGTCTCGGTCAGAAAGGTCGACGTATCCCGCTCCATGGCCGACTCGAAGGCCCCTCTCTCGGCAGTCATGTGGTCGATCTTCTCGCCGAGAAGCACTCGAGCGACGTCCTCGTCGATGTCGCCACGACTGTATCGTTCGTAGACCCATATCTCGTCCTGTTCGTCCAATGCTCGCCTGAGCATCTCGACCAACCCGGTCCGGGCGAGTTCGCTCACGTTAACCCCGCCGATATGAATCTGATCGAGGAGTTCTGCAGCCTCCTTCTCGGCCCCGGCGCGAAACTGAATCGTTTCATCGTATTTCGATCCGCTCATACGGTATCGTTTGGCTCGCGCGGAGTTATATGTTATGACGTGTAATGAATTGTTCGTACACGCTCGCGGATCTCTCGGACCGCCTCGCCGGAATCGACTTCGACGTGGACGGCCAGCTTCTCGAGTGCATCCCCGGGGGGGGGGGACGGTTTCCTCGTCATTCTCACGCTCTGGTGCCCGGCACTCGACAAGACTTATTGCGTTTTGCGTGCAACTCGCTACTACGGATGGCAACAAGAGAGCGAAACGGGGATACTCCGCTCGACACTGGCGGCGAGGCGTTCGAGCTTTTAGAGAACGCTCGCAAGGCGTGGATCTATACCTATCTCCGGCATCATCCGGGGGCAACAGTGCAGGACATCGTCGAGACGCTCGATCTCCCGCAGCGGACCGTCTACGATTACGTGGACGAACTCGACTCGGCGGGCTTTATTGAGCAGTCCAACGACGGACGCCCGGCGGAGTACACGGCTCGCGAGGTCGATCTTTACCTGATATCGGGCGATACCGAACGACGAATCACGCCGGCATTGGTCGAAGCGATTGCTCGGCGAACGCGGAACGAGGACATCGATACGTACATCGATCGGCACGGACTCGACGGGCTCGCCATCGCTCTCGAATATAC is a genomic window of Halanaeroarchaeum sulfurireducens containing:
- a CDS encoding DUF7437 domain-containing protein: MATRERNGDTPLDTGGEAFELLENARKAWIYTYLRHHPGATVQDIVETLDLPQRTVYDYVDELDSAGFIEQSNDGRPAEYTAREVDLYLISGDTERRITPALVEAIARRTRNEDIDTYIDRHGLDGLAIALEYTREFVDGSVTHHIMAREQEISPLEAGVILDALRPVVED